The proteins below are encoded in one region of Triticum aestivum cultivar Chinese Spring chromosome 1B, IWGSC CS RefSeq v2.1, whole genome shotgun sequence:
- the LOC123105691 gene encoding uncharacterized protein isoform X1, with product MAMEPLPLGFGDAMDTTLFSTLWSFQEELQPKESVEELKQSLLAATMELEVSKEELRRKEQSIAKLADLVRQVAKERDEARDQVQQLLLASAKQATPPVHQPAPALGTSSVTDSDCSLVSSPVDPFFDPVTSSDRRRCGGGGKLGAASPPPPAKQQQQQMCGADAVLEMLAAKKPLPPRGRLLQSVMEAGPLLQNLLVAGPLPRWRNPPPVHALDTLPVGGGGVYMNTTPLHAANAGAALGYGPNGNNACMKRPMAAMPAMPMAATSCSPGFAPKRHRLH from the exons ATGGCAATGGAGCCGCTCCCGCTGGGCTTCGGCGACGCCATGGACACCACCCTCttctccaccctctggtccttccAGGAGGAGCTGCAGCCCAAAGAG AGCGTGGAGGAGCTGAAGCAGAGCTTGCTGGCGGCGACCATGGAGCTGGAGGTGTccaaggaggagctgcggaggAAGGAGCAGAGCATCGCCAAGCTCGCCGACCTCGTGCGCCAGGTGGCCAAGGAGCGCGACGAGGCGAGGGACCAGGTGCAGCAGCTGCTCCTCGCCTCGGCCAAGCAGGCCACGCCGCCGGTGCACCAGCCTGCGCCCGCGCTCGGCACGTCGAGCGTCACCGACTCGGACTGCAGCCTCGTGTCGTCCCCCGTGGACCCCTTCTTCGACCCCGTCACCTCCTCCGACCGGcgccgctgcggcggcggcggcaagctcgGCGCCGCCAGCCCGCCCCCGCcggccaagcagcagcagcagcagatgtgcGGCGCCGACGCCGTGCTCGAGATGCTCGCCGCCAAGAAGCCGCTGCCGCCGAGGGGCCGGCTGCTGCAGTCCGTCATGGAGGCGGGGCCCCTGCTGCAGAACCTGCTCGTCGCCGGGCCGCTCCCGCGCTGGCGCAACCCGCCGCCCGTGCACGCCCTCGACACGCtcccggtcggcggcggcggagtctACATGAACACGACGCCACTCCACGCCGCCAACGCCGGCGCGGCGCTCGGCTACGGCCCCAACGGCAACAACGCATGCATGAAGCGGCCGATGGCGGCGATGCCCGCCATGCCCATGGCCGCCACGAGCTGCTCGCCGGGCTTCGCCCCCAAGCGGCACCGGCTGCATTGA
- the LOC123105691 gene encoding uncharacterized protein isoform X2 translates to MSVEELKQSLLAATMELEVSKEELRRKEQSIAKLADLVRQVAKERDEARDQVQQLLLASAKQATPPVHQPAPALGTSSVTDSDCSLVSSPVDPFFDPVTSSDRRRCGGGGKLGAASPPPPAKQQQQQMCGADAVLEMLAAKKPLPPRGRLLQSVMEAGPLLQNLLVAGPLPRWRNPPPVHALDTLPVGGGGVYMNTTPLHAANAGAALGYGPNGNNACMKRPMAAMPAMPMAATSCSPGFAPKRHRLH, encoded by the exons ATG AGCGTGGAGGAGCTGAAGCAGAGCTTGCTGGCGGCGACCATGGAGCTGGAGGTGTccaaggaggagctgcggaggAAGGAGCAGAGCATCGCCAAGCTCGCCGACCTCGTGCGCCAGGTGGCCAAGGAGCGCGACGAGGCGAGGGACCAGGTGCAGCAGCTGCTCCTCGCCTCGGCCAAGCAGGCCACGCCGCCGGTGCACCAGCCTGCGCCCGCGCTCGGCACGTCGAGCGTCACCGACTCGGACTGCAGCCTCGTGTCGTCCCCCGTGGACCCCTTCTTCGACCCCGTCACCTCCTCCGACCGGcgccgctgcggcggcggcggcaagctcgGCGCCGCCAGCCCGCCCCCGCcggccaagcagcagcagcagcagatgtgcGGCGCCGACGCCGTGCTCGAGATGCTCGCCGCCAAGAAGCCGCTGCCGCCGAGGGGCCGGCTGCTGCAGTCCGTCATGGAGGCGGGGCCCCTGCTGCAGAACCTGCTCGTCGCCGGGCCGCTCCCGCGCTGGCGCAACCCGCCGCCCGTGCACGCCCTCGACACGCtcccggtcggcggcggcggagtctACATGAACACGACGCCACTCCACGCCGCCAACGCCGGCGCGGCGCTCGGCTACGGCCCCAACGGCAACAACGCATGCATGAAGCGGCCGATGGCGGCGATGCCCGCCATGCCCATGGCCGCCACGAGCTGCTCGCCGGGCTTCGCCCCCAAGCGGCACCGGCTGCATTGA